The DNA segment AAACAAGAGTCCCGGATATAGAATGCGGAAGAAGAGCACGGGTCGGCGATCGGTTTCCCGCAGAAAGAGGATTATCCCAATTACGGCCGCCGCCACAAGGAGGTTTATAAGAAGGGGCTTATAGTACAAATTCAAAGGGCGGCCGAATACAAATATCAGAATTGTCAAAATGCCGACATAGGCGAAGATCGCGATATCGAAGGGATAGACCGGTCTCTTACTCATTCTGATGACCTTTCTTCTTTAGGGCTCCGGCAATAAGAAAGACGATTTCCCCCTTGATATGCCTTCCTTTGATCCCTTCCAGGATTTTTGACAAGCTCCCGCGAATGAATTCTTCGTATATTTTGGAGATCTCGCGAGCGATACAGGCCTCCCGATCACCCAAAATATCAAGAGCATCATTCAGGGTTTTTTCAATGCGGAAGGGTGATTCATAGAAAATGAGAGTATGCTCCAAATCGCGAAGAGAATTGAGGCGATTTCGTCTCGCGCCGGACTTGTTCGGCAGGAAGCCTTCAAAAAAGAACCGGTCCAAAGGCAGGCCGGATCCGGTTAAGGCCGGGATCAAGGCATTTGCCCCGGGAAGCGGCGACACTGCGATATTGTTGTCAATCGCGGCGCGAATAATACGATAGGCCGGATCGGACAAGCCGGGGGAGCCGGCATCGGTGACAACTGCGACATTGCCACCCTCCTGAAGAATTTTGAGGAGGCGGGGAAGACGGGCCTCTTCATTGAAATCATGATAACTAATCAATTTTTTCTGAATTCCGAAATGAGCCAGGAGTCGTCCCGATAATCGGGTATCCTCACATGCGATAAGTTCGGCCCCTTTCAAAATTTCCAGAGCTCTCGGGGTTATATCGCCCAGGTTGCCAATCGGGGTCGGAACCAAATACAGGATTCCTTTGGTCTGAGAATTGTTAGATTCTGACATCAGGAAATAGTTATTTTGTCAGGGATTGGTTTCAGGCCGGTGTCAGCGATTTCAGGAAGATGGCGCTTGAAA comes from the Candidatus Zixiibacteriota bacterium genome and includes:
- the rsmI gene encoding Ribosomal RNA small subunit methyltransferase I, yielding MSESNNSQTKGILYLVPTPIGNLGDITPRALEILKGAELIACEDTRLSGRLLAHFGIQKKLISYHDFNEEARLPRLLKILQEGGNVAVVTDAGSPGLSDPAYRIIRAAIDNNIAVSPLPGANALIPALTGSGLPLDRFFFEGFLPNKSGARRNRLNSLRDLEHTLIFYESPFRIEKTLNDALDILGDREACIAREISKIYEEFIRGSLSKILEGIKGRHIKGEIVFLIAGALKKKGHQNE